In Leifsonia sp. AK011, the genomic stretch GGAGTGACTCATGCCCGCCATCGTCATCATCGGCGCCCAGTGGGGCGACGAAGGCAAGGGCAAGGCTACTGACCTTCTTGCCGATCGCATCGACTACGTCGTCAAGTTCAACGGCGGCAACAACGCCGGCCACACGGTCGTCATCGGCGACCAGAAGTACGCCCTGCACCTGCTGCCCTCCGGCATCCTCACCGACGGCGTCGTGCCCGTGATCGGCAACGGCGTGGTCGTCGACATCGAGGTGCTCTTCGACGAACTGACTGCGCTCGCGAGCCGTGGGGTGGATGTCTCGAAGCTCGTCGTCAGTGCGAACGCCCATGTCATCACGCAGTACCACCGCACCCTCGACAAGGTCACCGAGCGCTTCCTCGGAAAGCGCCAGATCGGCACCACGGGTCGCGGCATCGGGCCGGCCTATGCCGACAAGATCAACCGCGTCGGCATCCGCATCCAGGACATCTTCGACGAGAACATCCTGCGCCAGAAGGTGGAGGGTGCACTGCACCAGAAGAACCACCTGCTGGTCAAGATCTACAACCGGCGCGCGATCGCGGTGGACGAGGTCGTGGAAGACCTGCTGTCGTACGCCGAGCGCCTGCGCCCGATGGTCGCGGACACCGGTCTCCTCCTCAACAAGGCACTGGAGGCGGGCAAGACCGTCGTCTTCGAGGGCGGCCAGGCGACGATGCTCGATGTCGACCACGGCACCTACCCGTTCGTGACCTCGTCCAACTCCACGAGCGGTGGAGCCGCGACGGGCTCCGGCGTCGCGCCCAACCGCATCGACCGCGTCATCGGCATCGCCAAGGCCTATGTCACGCGCGTCGGCGCCGGCCCGTTCCCGACCGAGCTCCACGATGAGTGGGGTGAGTGGCTGCGCACGCGGGGCTTCGAGTTCGGCACCACCACCGGTCGTCCGCGCCGTACGGGATGGTATGACGCACCCATCGCGCGCTACTCGGCACGCATCAACGGGGTGACCGACTACGTTCTCACCAAGCTCGACATCCTCACGGGTCTCGAGAGGATCCCCGTCTGCGTCGCCTACGACGTCGGGGGCGTGCGGTTCGACGAGGTGCCGGTCAGCCAGAGCGACTTCCACCACGCCGTGCCGATCTACGAGGAGTTCCCCGGCTGGTCGGAGGACATCTCCGGTGCGCGCACCTTCGAGGACCTTCCGAAGAACGCCCAGGACTATGTGCTCGCGCTCGAGGCCATGAGCGGTGCCCGCATCTCGGCGATCGGTGTCGGCCCGCAGCGCGACGCCATCGTGGTGCGCCACGACCTCCTCGGCTAGCCGGGGGATGACCGCTTCCACGCCGCTCCCTCGGATCCTTCGCGGCCAGTTCATCACCCTTGAACCACTGTCGCCGTCGGACGCCGACGAGTTGTACGAGGCGATCGGGCATCCCTCCGTTTTCGCGGGTGGATACGGCGGTGGCCCTGCCGGGTTCGCCCCCACGATCGAGGGCTTCCGGGAGTTCGTGGCCGAGTACTACCCGTGGGCTCGCGGAATCACCTACGGCGCCCGGCTGCAGGGCGGACCCGAGGCCGGCCGCCTTGTCGGAACCTCGACGCTCTCCGACTTCGACGAACCCCGCGAGCATGCGCACATCGGCTGGACGGCGTGGTCTCCGACCGTGTGGGGCACCGCGGTCAATCCCGAAGCAAAGCTGCTGATGCTCGGTGAGGCGTTCGACCACGGCTTCGGTCGGGTCAAGCTCCAGGCTGATGCTCTCAACTCGCGGTCGCGTGCTGCGATCCTCAAGCTCGGCGCCACCTTCGAGGGCATCGTGCGCCGGGACATGCTGCGAGCGGATGCCACGTGGCGCGACTCCGCCGTCTACTCCGTGACCATCGACGACTGGCCGCGGGTGCGCTCCGCCCTTCGCGAGCGGCTGGAGCGTTTCGATGCTCCGGTTGCGCCCGCGAGTGCGGATGATCGTGCGGCCAACGACGACTAGATTGACCGTATGAGCCAGCCCACTCCCGTCGAACTTGCCTCGCTGCGCCAGAGCATCGACAACATCGATGCGGCACTCGTTCACCTGCTAGCGGAGCGGTTCAAGTTCACGCAGCAGGTTGGTGTGCTCAAAGCTGCTCGCGGGCTCCCGGCATCCGACCCCGATCGCGAGGCGATTCAGGTAGCACGGTTGCGGGCGCTCGCCGAGGAATCCCATCTCGATCCGGCTTTTGCGGAGAAGTTCCTCGGATTCATCGTCGCCGAGGTCATCCACCACCACGAGTCGATCGCGACGGGCGCCATCGCCGTCAGCGACGAGCAGTAGGCAGAAGCGACGCGCGCTGGCCGCTACAGGCCAGCGATCAACTCGATCGCAGAGTCGTAGGTCGGGGGCATGATCGCGGTCGACACCGTGACACTCTCCATGTCGTCGAGCGCGAGAAGTCGATGCCGGAGGCGGATCGCGTGCTCCTCGACGGTGGGTGCATGCACGACGCTCACGAACGTTCCGGTTTCGAGGATCGCGTTGGTCTGACCCGCGGCGAGCACCTCGGACAGCACGCGCGCGACCGCGCAGTTGCGGAGCACCCTGCGCCAGCCGGTGATCCGATCCCCCTCGATCGTGATGAGCCGCCAGGCATCGGATGCCGCGACCCCGGTCTCGCTCTGCTCCGCGTACATCTCCTTCAGCCGTGCCCCGAGGTATTCGCGGGTACGCAGTCCCGTGAGTGAATCGGTCGTTCCCGTGGCCAGGGCGGTGGTGGTGGCGATCTCTGTCCACTCCGTGGCGAACGCCCTGGCCACCGCGAACGGTGGCTCACCGGCATCCGCGGCCCGGTAGAGGGCGGCGAGGTCGAGGAGGCCCTCGGAGATGCCAACTCCGCGAGAGGCGCGGTCGGCTCCCAGAGCGCCGGCAGCTTCGTTCACACCCTCGCCCGCGAGGAGTGCCGTGACCATCGCGCCGACGGAGGTGCTGTACCAGTCGCCGGGGTGCAGCCAGCCATCCGCCAGTGCGACTGCCTGCCACTTGTCGGCGAGGAAAGGCGCACTGCCGGATGTGGCGGTGGTCTTGGGAACGTTCATCAGAAATGAGAGGGCAAAACCGCGTCATCATGACGCGATTTCTCCCTCTCATTGTGTATAGAGGCACACGCGCGCGCGTGAACTCGACAATAATGATGGGGTTTCGCAAAGATTCGCGAGTCCTCAGCTCACAAAGCCCCTCAGAGCATGCCGGCAGAGGGCGGAGAACAACATGCACTCACCGCAGGTCGACCCACGAAGCGACGCCGAGCTGATCGCCGCCGTGCGATCCGGCGACCCTTCGGCGTTCGGCGTGCTGTATGCCAGGCATGCACCGGCGGCCACCGCGATGGCTCGCTACTACTCGCGGGACGACTTCACCGCAGACGACCTCGTGAGCGACGCCTTCGAGAAGACGTACTCCACCCTGCGAGCCGGGGGAGGCCCCGACGTCTCATTCCGCGCCTACGTCTACACCGCGATCCGCCGCCAGGCCTACGAGCTCACGGAGAAGGGCCGTCGCACCCAGGTCACCGACGACTTCACGCCTTTCGAGATGCCCGAGGAGATCAACGACCCGGCCGTCGACACCTTCGAGAACCGCATGGTCACGACGGCATTCGCCGGCCTCCCCGAGCGCTGGCAGGCGGTGCTCTGGTACCTCGAGGTCGAGGGGATGCGCCCGCCGGAGGTTGCCGTGCTGCTCGGGCTCACCGCCAACGGAGTTTCGGCTCTCGCCTACCGTGCCAGGGAGGGACTGCGTGAGTCCTACCTTCAGGCGCACGTTTCATCGGACTCCCGCACGGCCGAGTGTGAGGCGCTTCGCCGCAAACTGGGTGCCTACGCCAATGGCTCGCTCGCCGCTCGTGAATCGGCGAAGGTCGAGAAGCACGTCGAGGAATGCGCCGAGTGCTCCGCGATCCTCGTCGAACTCCGGGACGTCGGGCATGGACTTCGGGTCATCATCGCGCCCCTCATCCTCGGTGGCGCCGCGACGGCGGGTCTCGTTGGTGGTGCGCAGGCGAGCCCGGCGACTGCGGCGGCACTTCCCGGTCGGGGTGTGCGCAACGGGTCGCGGGTCAGCCTGGCCGTCGGTGCGGCGCTGGCGATAGCCGTCGTGGCGGCTGTCGCGGTCGTGGCATCCATCGCGCTCGCCCCGAGTGAGGACTCGGCCCTGGAGCAGCCGGCCGCACCGGCTGAGAGCTCGGCCCCGCTGAGCCCGTCGACTGCGCCCACGGCAACCCCGACTCCCACGCCGACGCCGACGCCGGTTCCCTCCGCCCCGCCGACGCGCACCGCGCCTCCCACTCCGCCGCCGGTCAGCCCGCCTACGCAACCGACGAAGCCCACGCCCACTCCGACTCCGACGGTCACGCCGCCGCCTGCTCTCCCCGAGCTCGAGGTGGCGATGGACGACCTGGGCGCCCTGGTGCTCGGTCGAGACGGCATGCTCGGGGGGCGCGCCACCAACGTTGGTTCCGGAGAGGCGAAGCAGCTCGTCATGACGTTCCGCCTCCCGGCGGGAGTGGATCTCGATTCCGTGCGTTCCGTCCGGTCCTCGGGCGTCGACTGGGCGTGCTCCCAGTCGGGCACGGATGTCGCGTGCAAAGCTGCCACGCTCGCCGCCGGTTCCTCCTCCACCGTCTACATCCCCGTGACGGTCTCGACGGCCGCCGACGTCGTGGAGGTGCCCGCCGTCGAGGTGCGCGCGCACAACGTGGGGCCCGTGGCGGCTGCGGCACCCTGGCCGGTTCTCGACCGCGGCCTCGGTACTCGCTTCGTCGCGGATGGGGCGCTCGCGTCGACCTCGGTCGGGGCATCCTTCCTGACCTGCGATGTGAGCCTGCCGGGCTGCGCTGAAGCACTGGCGCGCGAGGGCGATAGTACGGCGTGGAACAACCAGCAGTGGAATCTCATCGCAGAAGACGCCGCGGGCACTGGTTCCGTCTCATCGAGCACCACCCTCACGATGCCGCAGGGTGCCGACGTGGCGTTCGCGGGGCTGTACTGGTCGGCACCAGAACCGGCCGGCGATACGGATGCGGCGATCGGGTCGCTCACTCTTCGCTCCCCGAGCGGCGACTCCTCGCCGATCACCGCGGCCCGGGTCGACCGCACCATCGTCTCCGGTGTCGACAGCTACCAGGCATTCGCCGACGTGACATCCATCGTCGCGGCGGGGGGAGCCGGTTCCTGGGCAGCGAGTGCCCCGCGCATCGGACCGGGTGCCAGCGCAGTTCCCCTCGATGTCGTGGGGAGTGGGGTGAGCGCCGGGTGGGCTCTCGTGGTCGTGTACGAGGACTCCTCCCTGAGCGCGGGCCGCGTTGCCGTCTTCGACGGCTTCGAGCCCGTGACGAGTTCCGACGTGTCGTTTGTCGTCGCGGGACTTCCCAATTCGCAGGTCACCGCGGGCGTTGTTGCGTGGGAGGGTGACGCCGGAACCGGTGGAGACAGCCTGTCACTCGACGGGGTGACGCTGGCCCGGTCCGAGGCCGACGCCCCGGCCGACAACCACTTCTACTCCTACGCGGTGGGCTCCGCCGTGGCGAACACTTTCGGGGTCGATGTCGGGAGCTTCCTTCCCACTCCGCTTGCCTCTTCTCGGGCCACACTCTCCGCGTCGACAACGGGCGATCAGTACGCCATCGGAGTGGTCACGGTCACCACGCGATAGACGCCGAAAAACTTCTCGGAAGTTTTTCGGTAAACCGCGTAATGGATCGCCCCCCGGGGGCTCTCATTCCCAGAGAGGGGGGTTTCGCCAGCGTCGAAGGTCGACGCGGTTGCCCCTGAGTCAATGACCCTGACCGAGACGCTGCTCGCATGTGCGGCTATCCTCGCGTCACTCTCTGGCGCAATTCTTGCCTTCGTGTTGTGGCTGAAGCGACCCCGGTACCGCCGGACGAGACGCCTCGGCTCGCTCGAAGGCCATAGACCCTCCGCGCCGTTTGCCCTCTTTACCCGTCGTCCAGACGAGGGTTCCTCGTTGTCGGTTCGTCCCCCCAGATTATGGACCGACGCAAACGATGTTCCCGTTGCGGACGTTGAAGACGACACACGGGCGAGCGGCGCGGAGGCCACCCTTCACGGCACCTAGCAGAACGAAGAAAGCGGGCGCCCCCGAGAGGGTGCCCGCTTTCTCTGTTCGTTGAAGGTCGTTAGCTCGCGCCGACGAGCGGCCCGAAGGCCGCGGGCAGGGTCTCCGTGTGGATGCCGCGCAGCTCGCTCACGGTGAGCGTGAACTCATCCTGGATCTCGAGGGTTCCGGAATTCTCGGTGACACCGATACGGAGCACAGGGTACCCGCGCCCCTCACAGAGGCCGCGGAACTTCACGTCGTCCTCGCGGGGCACGCTCACGAGCATCCGTCCCGCCGACTCGCTGAACAACGCAGCCGTGGCGTCGACGCCGTCGCGCTCCATGATCTCGGTGAGCCAAACGCGCGCGCCGACACCGAACCGCAGCACGCTCTCGACGAGCGCCTGACCGAGACCACCGTCGGCGAGGTCGTGGGCCGAGGCGATGAGGCTCTCCTGCGCTCCGCCAGCAATGAGGCCGGCGAGCTTGCGTTCTGCGGCGAGGTCGACCATGGGCGGCACACCACCGAGGTGGTTGTGGATGGCACCGGCCCAGGCCGAACCATCCAACTCGTCACGCGTGACACCGAGCAGGTAGATGTTGTTGCCCTCGTCCTGCCAGCCCGAGGGGATGCGACGGGCCACATCATCGATGACACCGAGCACCGCAACGACCGGCGTGGGGTGGATCGGAACATCGCCGGTCTGGTTGTAGAAGGAGACGTTGCCGCCGGTGACGGGGATCTCGAGCTCGAGGCATCCGTCGGCCAGGCCCTCGACGGCCTTGCTGAACTGCCACATGACCTCGGGGTTCTCGGGCGAGCCGAAGTTGAGGCAGTCCGAGACGGCGACCGGGCTCGCGCCCGTCGCCGCGACGTTGCGGTAGGCCTCGGCAAGGGCGAGCTGGGCGCCGCGGTAGGGGTCGAGCTGGCAGTAGCGGCCATTGGCATCCGTCGCCACGGCGAAGCCCAGGCCGGACTCCTCATCGACGCGGACCATGCCTCCGTCGTCGGGGAAGCTCAGCGCGGTATTGCCCATGACGTAGCGGTCGTACTGGTTGGTCAGCCAGGACTTGTCGGAGAGGTTCGGTGTGCCGACGAGGCGGAGCAGGTCGGCCTTGAGGTCGGAGGAGCGCGGGAGGCGAGCTGCAGTGTCCGCGTTGAGCGCGTCGATCCAGGTCGGGTAAGCGACGGGACGGTCGTAGACGGGGCCGTCGACGGCGACCGTGCGGGGCTCGACGTTGACGATCTCCTCGCCGTGCCAGTTGATGATGAGACGGCCGGTGTCGGTGACCTCGCCGAGCACGCTCGTCTCGACATCCCACTTGGCGGTCACCGCGAGGAAGCCCTCGAGCTTCTCCGGCGTGACGATCGCCATCATGCGCTCCTGGCTCTCCGACATGAGGATCTCCTCGGCCGTGAGGGTGGGGTCACGCAGGAGCACCTTCTCGAGCTCGATGAACATTCCACCGTCGCCGTTGGAAGCAAGCTCCGACGTCGCGCACGAGATGCCGGCGGCACCCAGATCCTGGATGCCCTCGACGAGATCCTGCTGGAAGAGCTCGAGGCAGCACTCGATGAGGACCTTCTCCGCGAAGGGGTCGCCGACCTGCACAGCGGGGCGCTTGGTGGGGCCACCCTCGGAGAAGCTGTCGCTCGCGAGAATGGATGCGCCGCCGATGCCGTCGCCGCCCGTGCGGGCCCCGAACAGCACGACCTTGTTGCCCACGCCGCGCGCGTTGGCGAGGTGCAGGTCCTCGTGGCGCAGCACCCCGACCGCCAGAGCGTTGACGAGCGGGTTCGCCTGGTACACCGGGTCGAACCAGGTCTCGCCGCCGATGTTGGGCAGGCCCAGGCAGTTCCCGTAGAACGAGATACCGGAGACGACACCGTGGACAACCCGCGCGGTGTCGGGGTCAGCGATGTCACCGAAGCGGAGGGCATCCATCACGGCAACCGGGCGAGCGCCCATGGAGATGATGTCGCGCACGATGCCACCCACGCCCGTTGCCGCACCCTGGAAGGGTTCGATGTAGCTGGGGTGGTTGTGGCTCTCGATCTTGAAGGTGACAGCCCATCCCTCACCCACGTCGATGACACCGGCGTTCTCGCCCATGCCGACCATGAGGTTCTTCTTCATGGTGTCGTTGACCTTCTGGCCGAACTGGCGCAGGTAGGTCTTCGAGGACTTGTAGGAGCAGTGCTCGCTCCACATCACCGAGTACATCGCGAGCTCGCCGCTCGTGGGGCGACGACCGAGGATCTCGCGGATCTTCAGGTACTCGTCCTCCTTGAGTCCGAGCGCCGCATACGGCTGCTCCTTCTCGGGGGTCGCGGCGGCATTCGAAACGGTGTCAGCACCGGAGATGGGGGTCACGAGGCTCCAGAGAACGGGGGCGTGAGGTACCCGCCGATCCTACCGGAGGGTTACCGCAACTCCCCGGCTAGCGCGGTGCGGGTGCGCTCCGCGAGGGCACTGAATCGCTCCCGTTCCGCTGGCAGATAGTCCGCCTGGCCGACCGAGGCGACGAGTAGGTCCAGCTCCCGGCCAAGGGCCTCGAGCTGGTCGGGCCCGCGCGCGCGGTAGCCCACCTCGCTGAGGAGCTGGTGGAGCCGCTCGACGACATCGGGGTCGGAGCATCCGTATCGGCGGGGCTGTTCCATGGCCGTGCGCAGCAGGTCGGTGAATCGGTGAGTGCGCAGGATGACGCGGAGGTGGCCGTCGTCGTCCTCGAGTGCCACGGCCTGGCCGGGGAGTTCGGCGAGATCGCCGAGGATCGCGGAGACGTGGCCGAGCGCGTGCACCGCCGTTGTCGGATCGTTGACGCCCGGCGAGAGGGCGCGCACGCAGATGTCGGTCAGTTGGCGGATCCCGAAACCGATGTCCTGACTGGCCGTGCGCTCGTAGGACAGGCCGAACGCGCCAGCGATGTCGCGAGAACGACGTTCGACGTCGTCAGCACCGAGATGGACCAGTCGGTCGCGGGTCCACCATCGGGCGAGCGGCGTCGCCTTGACCACGTTGTGGCCGACCGGATGCTCCTCCTCGATCACGAGATCGTGCTCGACCGCGATCGTCAGGAGACGGGCCCGGTCAACGCTGCGGATGAAACCGGATCCCCTCGCGAGAGCAACCTCGCGCGTCTCGGGCCGGAGACCCGATGGAAGCACCTCGGGGCCCTCCGTCGAGGTGGACGCCACAAGGTCGATGGTGTGCCCGGTCTCACTGTGCACCTGCCGCATGACGGTATCCACGCGGAGCTGTCGTGCGAGGTGCCCGAGGAAGAGAGCGAGGGTGATCACACTCGCGAACGTGAGGAGGGAGGCGAGCGTGACCGCGATACGCGGAACCTGCGCGTCGGAGGCGTCGGTGGCATCCTGCACCGTCCTCAGCACGGTGAGGGCGTATGCGAACGTGCCCACGAACATCGCCAGCGTGTCCTGCACGGCTCGATCCTTCGCGAACGTGCGGAGCACTCGAGGTGAGGCCTGGCTGCTCGCCAGTTGCAGGGCGACCACCGTGAGGGAGAACGT encodes the following:
- a CDS encoding GNAT family N-acetyltransferase, giving the protein MTASTPLPRILRGQFITLEPLSPSDADELYEAIGHPSVFAGGYGGGPAGFAPTIEGFREFVAEYYPWARGITYGARLQGGPEAGRLVGTSTLSDFDEPREHAHIGWTAWSPTVWGTAVNPEAKLLMLGEAFDHGFGRVKLQADALNSRSRAAILKLGATFEGIVRRDMLRADATWRDSAVYSVTIDDWPRVRSALRERLERFDAPVAPASADDRAANDD
- a CDS encoding chorismate mutase, with protein sequence MSQPTPVELASLRQSIDNIDAALVHLLAERFKFTQQVGVLKAARGLPASDPDREAIQVARLRALAEESHLDPAFAEKFLGFIVAEVIHHHESIATGAIAVSDEQ
- a CDS encoding sigma-70 family RNA polymerase sigma factor, coding for MHSPQVDPRSDAELIAAVRSGDPSAFGVLYARHAPAATAMARYYSRDDFTADDLVSDAFEKTYSTLRAGGGPDVSFRAYVYTAIRRQAYELTEKGRRTQVTDDFTPFEMPEEINDPAVDTFENRMVTTAFAGLPERWQAVLWYLEVEGMRPPEVAVLLGLTANGVSALAYRAREGLRESYLQAHVSSDSRTAECEALRRKLGAYANGSLAARESAKVEKHVEECAECSAILVELRDVGHGLRVIIAPLILGGAATAGLVGGAQASPATAAALPGRGVRNGSRVSLAVGAALAIAVVAAVAVVASIALAPSEDSALEQPAAPAESSAPLSPSTAPTATPTPTPTPTPVPSAPPTRTAPPTPPPVSPPTQPTKPTPTPTPTVTPPPALPELEVAMDDLGALVLGRDGMLGGRATNVGSGEAKQLVMTFRLPAGVDLDSVRSVRSSGVDWACSQSGTDVACKAATLAAGSSSTVYIPVTVSTAADVVEVPAVEVRAHNVGPVAAAAPWPVLDRGLGTRFVADGALASTSVGASFLTCDVSLPGCAEALAREGDSTAWNNQQWNLIAEDAAGTGSVSSSTTLTMPQGADVAFAGLYWSAPEPAGDTDAAIGSLTLRSPSGDSSPITAARVDRTIVSGVDSYQAFADVTSIVAAGGAGSWAASAPRIGPGASAVPLDVVGSGVSAGWALVVVYEDSSLSAGRVAVFDGFEPVTSSDVSFVVAGLPNSQVTAGVVAWEGDAGTGGDSLSLDGVTLARSEADAPADNHFYSYAVGSAVANTFGVDVGSFLPTPLASSRATLSASTTGDQYAIGVVTVTTR
- a CDS encoding DUF2254 domain-containing protein; its protein translation is MTAQSVNGVKRNSLRRAIASARESLATELWPLPTLAVVLAVALGIALPLVDRAVDASLPPSVAGFLFAGGVDSARAVLSAISGSLITATSLTFSLTVVALQLASSQASPRVLRTFAKDRAVQDTLAMFVGTFAYALTVLRTVQDATDASDAQVPRIAVTLASLLTFASVITLALFLGHLARQLRVDTVMRQVHSETGHTIDLVASTSTEGPEVLPSGLRPETREVALARGSGFIRSVDRARLLTIAVEHDLVIEEEHPVGHNVVKATPLARWWTRDRLVHLGADDVERRSRDIAGAFGLSYERTASQDIGFGIRQLTDICVRALSPGVNDPTTAVHALGHVSAILGDLAELPGQAVALEDDDGHLRVILRTHRFTDLLRTAMEQPRRYGCSDPDVVERLHQLLSEVGYRARGPDQLEALGRELDLLVASVGQADYLPAERERFSALAERTRTALAGELR
- the purL gene encoding phosphoribosylformylglycinamidine synthase subunit PurL — translated: MTPISGADTVSNAAATPEKEQPYAALGLKEDEYLKIREILGRRPTSGELAMYSVMWSEHCSYKSSKTYLRQFGQKVNDTMKKNLMVGMGENAGVIDVGEGWAVTFKIESHNHPSYIEPFQGAATGVGGIVRDIISMGARPVAVMDALRFGDIADPDTARVVHGVVSGISFYGNCLGLPNIGGETWFDPVYQANPLVNALAVGVLRHEDLHLANARGVGNKVVLFGARTGGDGIGGASILASDSFSEGGPTKRPAVQVGDPFAEKVLIECCLELFQQDLVEGIQDLGAAGISCATSELASNGDGGMFIELEKVLLRDPTLTAEEILMSESQERMMAIVTPEKLEGFLAVTAKWDVETSVLGEVTDTGRLIINWHGEEIVNVEPRTVAVDGPVYDRPVAYPTWIDALNADTAARLPRSSDLKADLLRLVGTPNLSDKSWLTNQYDRYVMGNTALSFPDDGGMVRVDEESGLGFAVATDANGRYCQLDPYRGAQLALAEAYRNVAATGASPVAVSDCLNFGSPENPEVMWQFSKAVEGLADGCLELEIPVTGGNVSFYNQTGDVPIHPTPVVAVLGVIDDVARRIPSGWQDEGNNIYLLGVTRDELDGSAWAGAIHNHLGGVPPMVDLAAERKLAGLIAGGAQESLIASAHDLADGGLGQALVESVLRFGVGARVWLTEIMERDGVDATAALFSESAGRMLVSVPREDDVKFRGLCEGRGYPVLRIGVTENSGTLEIQDEFTLTVSELRGIHTETLPAAFGPLVGAS
- a CDS encoding adenylosuccinate synthase; protein product: MPAIVIIGAQWGDEGKGKATDLLADRIDYVVKFNGGNNAGHTVVIGDQKYALHLLPSGILTDGVVPVIGNGVVVDIEVLFDELTALASRGVDVSKLVVSANAHVITQYHRTLDKVTERFLGKRQIGTTGRGIGPAYADKINRVGIRIQDIFDENILRQKVEGALHQKNHLLVKIYNRRAIAVDEVVEDLLSYAERLRPMVADTGLLLNKALEAGKTVVFEGGQATMLDVDHGTYPFVTSSNSTSGGAATGSGVAPNRIDRVIGIAKAYVTRVGAGPFPTELHDEWGEWLRTRGFEFGTTTGRPRRTGWYDAPIARYSARINGVTDYVLTKLDILTGLERIPVCVAYDVGGVRFDEVPVSQSDFHHAVPIYEEFPGWSEDISGARTFEDLPKNAQDYVLALEAMSGARISAIGVGPQRDAIVVRHDLLG